From a single Paenibacillus sp. FSL W8-0426 genomic region:
- a CDS encoding ABC transporter substrate-binding protein: MKKRMGSILLSSLLTMTLLAGCSGGAEEEAAKPAESTEPKAEALTEIPLPITSEPFTIDYWRANDAKLTASLGNFGEIAAYKKKEELTGIKVNFTHPPLGQQRDQFNLLISTKELPDVIYYNWADAVGGPEKMIKDGRIIRLNELIDQYAPNLKRIIESDPDVKKQIALDDGTIYMFPLLKLDALKLNATSGLIIRQDWLDKLNLKAPTTIDEWHTVLKAFKEQDPNGNGKADELPFTGNWGPGNLTKLHDFAPGFGVIGGFQMNGDKVEFGPIQPGYRDFLETMAQWYKEGLVDPEIMTNDGKAFDYKVTNNLAGAYQGGVFSGMGKYFNLMRDTNPDFNVTGVTSPISPDGTPYAAFNMETKVLSYGEAITSSADEDKLKYIVQWMDYNYSEEGSDLFNFGIENESYVKDGDGVKFTETITNNPQGLTYDQALAAYALSIMDGPINQDSRYLDALLFDDGQRAANEAWMKSSSALTLPPIRLSTEEASTSTSIMSQVNTYLNETMTAIISGQKPITEFDAMVETIKSMGIDRAIEVHQAAYDRYQAK, translated from the coding sequence GTGAAAAAAAGAATGGGGTCCATCCTGCTGTCTTCCCTGCTGACGATGACACTGCTGGCAGGCTGTTCGGGAGGTGCGGAAGAGGAAGCAGCCAAGCCTGCGGAGAGCACGGAGCCTAAGGCCGAGGCACTGACCGAAATTCCGCTGCCGATTACAAGCGAGCCGTTCACCATTGATTACTGGCGGGCAAATGATGCCAAGCTGACGGCTTCCCTCGGTAATTTCGGCGAAATTGCGGCTTACAAAAAGAAGGAGGAGCTGACCGGCATCAAGGTCAATTTCACGCATCCGCCGCTCGGACAGCAGCGCGACCAATTCAATTTGCTGATCTCGACCAAGGAGCTGCCTGACGTCATCTATTACAACTGGGCCGATGCCGTGGGCGGGCCGGAAAAGATGATCAAAGACGGGCGTATCATTCGACTGAACGAACTGATCGACCAGTACGCTCCAAACCTGAAGCGGATTATCGAATCCGACCCGGACGTCAAGAAACAGATTGCGCTCGACGACGGAACGATTTACATGTTCCCGCTGCTCAAGCTGGACGCGCTCAAGCTGAATGCCACCTCCGGTCTGATCATTCGTCAGGATTGGTTGGATAAGCTGAATCTGAAAGCGCCTACAACCATCGACGAGTGGCATACGGTGCTCAAAGCGTTCAAGGAGCAGGACCCGAACGGCAACGGTAAGGCGGATGAACTCCCGTTCACCGGCAACTGGGGTCCCGGCAACCTGACGAAGCTGCACGATTTCGCTCCAGGCTTCGGCGTGATCGGCGGTTTTCAAATGAATGGCGACAAGGTTGAATTCGGACCGATCCAGCCCGGATACCGTGATTTCCTGGAAACGATGGCTCAGTGGTACAAGGAAGGGCTGGTCGACCCCGAAATCATGACCAATGACGGCAAAGCATTTGACTACAAAGTTACCAACAATCTGGCAGGAGCCTATCAAGGCGGCGTGTTCAGCGGCATGGGCAAATATTTCAACCTGATGCGGGATACCAATCCGGATTTCAATGTAACCGGCGTAACTTCGCCGATATCGCCTGACGGAACGCCTTATGCCGCTTTTAATATGGAAACCAAAGTGTTGAGTTACGGCGAAGCCATCACTTCCTCTGCCGATGAGGACAAATTGAAATATATCGTGCAGTGGATGGATTACAATTACAGTGAGGAAGGCAGCGATCTGTTCAACTTCGGAATCGAGAATGAGAGTTACGTAAAGGATGGAGACGGTGTGAAATTCACCGAAACCATTACGAACAATCCCCAAGGGCTGACGTATGACCAGGCATTGGCTGCTTATGCGTTGTCCATCATGGACGGCCCGATCAACCAGGACAGCCGTTATTTGGACGCTTTGCTCTTCGATGATGGACAGCGAGCCGCCAACGAGGCATGGATGAAATCCAGCTCGGCACTCACGCTGCCCCCGATTCGCCTGTCGACGGAAGAAGCGAGCACAAGCACATCCATCATGAGCCAGGTCAACACGTATTTGAATGAAACGATGACGGCCATCATCAGTGGGCAGAAACCGATCACCGAATTCGACGCCATGGTGGAAACGATCAAAAGCATGGGCATCGATCGGGCCATCGAGGTGCATCAGGCTGCTTACGACCGTTATCAAGCCAAATAA
- a CDS encoding carbohydrate ABC transporter permease — MKRSIGERVFDAINALVLLMIIVICFYPMLYVFNSSISDPDQMLRSRSLMLLPEGFQLEAYKSVFKDTRIYTGYMNTLFYVVVGTAINLLMTSLAAYGLSRSDLMGRKMLMRMITFTMFFGGGMIPTFLLIQNLGLVDTRLAMIIPGAISTFYFLIMKTNFEGIPISLIESAKLDGANDFRILFRIVLPLSKPILAVMMLYYAVDHWNDYVGPMLYLRSQDLYPIQIIMRDILISSSTEAMGAGADTGFAIGENIKYATIIISTLPIMLVYPFIQRYFVQGALIGAVKQ, encoded by the coding sequence ATGAAACGGTCTATAGGGGAACGCGTCTTTGATGCGATCAATGCACTGGTGCTGCTCATGATCATAGTGATCTGCTTTTACCCGATGCTCTATGTGTTTAATTCTTCGATCAGCGACCCGGACCAGATGCTGCGCTCCAGGTCTCTGATGCTGCTGCCCGAGGGTTTCCAGCTCGAGGCATACAAGTCCGTGTTTAAGGATACGCGCATTTACACCGGGTACATGAACACGCTGTTCTATGTGGTCGTCGGTACGGCCATTAACCTGTTGATGACTTCGCTCGCGGCGTACGGGCTGTCGCGCAGCGATCTGATGGGCAGAAAAATGCTGATGCGCATGATCACGTTCACGATGTTTTTCGGCGGGGGCATGATTCCGACCTTCCTGCTCATTCAAAACCTGGGGCTGGTCGATACACGTCTGGCGATGATCATTCCAGGTGCCATCAGCACGTTTTATTTCCTTATCATGAAAACCAATTTTGAAGGCATTCCCATCAGCCTGATCGAATCGGCGAAGCTGGACGGGGCGAATGACTTCCGGATCCTGTTCCGCATCGTGCTGCCGCTGTCGAAGCCGATTCTGGCCGTCATGATGCTGTATTACGCGGTCGATCATTGGAACGATTATGTCGGCCCGATGTTATATCTGCGCAGCCAGGACTTGTATCCGATCCAAATTATTATGAGGGATATCTTGATCAGCAGCAGCACGGAGGCCATGGGGGCGGGAGCCGATACGGGCTTTGCCATCGGGGAAAACATCAAGTATGCCACGATTATCATCTCGACGCTGCCGATCATGCTGGTGTATCCGTTCATCCAGCGTTACTTTGTCCAAGGCGCCCTGATCGGTGCCGTGAAACAATAA